A region of Desulfurellaceae bacterium DNA encodes the following proteins:
- a CDS encoding LLM class flavin-dependent oxidoreductase, whose protein sequence is PYPPILLGAHDPKYAVKRVAQYADGWCPGNLSPEQAAESIPEIKRLAREAGRDPDSLEFSTLLMAQGDGPTLDTMRAYADAGLSRLVVLAAAAATGSGVEAVKSLAPIVERARQV, encoded by the coding sequence CCCTACCCGCCGATTCTGCTCGGCGCCCACGATCCCAAATACGCCGTCAAGCGGGTGGCCCAGTACGCCGACGGCTGGTGTCCGGGCAATCTGAGTCCTGAGCAGGCCGCCGAGTCGATTCCCGAAATCAAGCGCCTGGCCAGGGAAGCCGGCCGCGACCCGGACAGCCTGGAGTTTTCCACCCTGCTCATGGCCCAGGGGGACGGGCCGACGCTTGATACGATGAGGGCCTATGCGGACGCCGGCCTGAGCCGGCTGGTAGTCCTGGCTGCGGCAGCCGCCACGGGCAGCGGGGTCGAAGCGGTCAAGAGCCTGGCCCCGATTGTGGAACGCGCCCGGCAGGTGTAG
- a CDS encoding LLM class flavin-dependent oxidoreductase, translated as MRIGVSAFLTEHSGEPGAIAQTAENLGFESFWVAEHLVIPASYTTYYPRSPDGKVPDFYAHLADPFVALAAAAQATSRIKLGTGICLLPERDTITTAKAVATLDLYSNGRVILGAGAGWFPEEAEIMG; from the coding sequence ATGCGCATCGGTGTTTCGGCATTTCTGACAGAACACTCGGGTGAACCGGGGGCGATTGCCCAGACGGCTGAGAATCTCGGCTTTGAGTCGTTTTGGGTGGCCGAGCATCTGGTCATTCCGGCCAGCTATACGACCTACTATCCCCGCTCGCCCGACGGCAAGGTGCCGGACTTTTACGCCCATCTGGCCGACCCGTTCGTCGCCCTGGCGGCTGCGGCGCAGGCGACCAGCCGCATCAAACTCGGCACCGGCATCTGCCTGCTACCGGAACGCGACACCATCACCACCGCCAAGGCGGTGGCCACGCTCGACCTGTACTCGAACGGCCGCGTAATCCTTGGCGCGGGGGCGGGCTGGTTTCCGGAAGAGGCCGAGATCATGGG
- a CDS encoding MBL fold metallo-hydrolase yields the protein MLQAGGVTIHFLNAGFWYDDGGAQFGIVPRELWSREKPPNARNRIKMSLTCPLIVCGQDVILVDTGIGNRLSEREVQIYTPDPADRLVKGLDALGLAPQDVTHVVLSHLHFDHVGGLIDKTAEGEARPIFSQAQVVIQRAEWELATQPPDERLAAAYRHAPECLHPLRRVELLDGDTQLTTEVRTAVSGGHTAPHQCVIVEAGGTGLIHLADIVPTTSHLRPAWNAAYDTDPLATIAAKKRFFAEAQAGNLWVSFSHDDTVAAGRLAPQTGKKPELAETIPLADSPGKEGV from the coding sequence ATGTTACAGGCCGGTGGGGTGACGATTCATTTTTTGAACGCGGGCTTCTGGTATGACGACGGCGGCGCCCAGTTCGGCATCGTGCCGCGCGAGCTGTGGTCACGAGAAAAGCCGCCCAACGCCCGCAACCGGATCAAGATGAGTCTGACCTGCCCGCTGATCGTCTGCGGACAGGATGTGATCCTGGTCGATACCGGGATCGGCAACCGGCTGAGCGAACGTGAGGTTCAGATCTATACCCCCGACCCGGCCGACAGGCTGGTCAAGGGCTTGGACGCTCTCGGCCTGGCCCCCCAGGATGTGACCCACGTGGTCTTGTCGCACCTGCACTTCGACCACGTCGGCGGGCTGATCGACAAGACGGCCGAGGGCGAGGCGCGCCCGATTTTCAGCCAGGCCCAGGTCGTGATCCAGCGGGCCGAGTGGGAGCTGGCTACCCAGCCCCCGGACGAGCGTCTGGCTGCGGCCTACCGACACGCCCCGGAGTGCCTGCACCCGCTCAGGCGGGTCGAACTCCTCGACGGTGATACACAGCTGACGACCGAGGTCCGCACTGCGGTCTCGGGCGGGCACACGGCCCCGCACCAGTGCGTGATCGTCGAAGCCGGCGGCACCGGGCTGATTCATCTGGCCGACATTGTGCCGACCACCTCGCACCTGCGGCCAGCCTGGAACGCCGCCTATGATACCGACCCACTGGCGACTATTGCGGCCAAGAAGCGCTTTTTTGCCGAGGCCCAGGCCGGAAACCTGTGGGTCTCGTTCTCGCACGATGACACAGTTGCGGCCGGTCGCCTTGCCCCTCAAACGGGCAAAAAGCCGGAGTTGGCGGAGACCATACCGCTTGCTGACTCGCCAGGAAAGGAAGGCGTATGA
- a CDS encoding ethanolamine ammonia-lyase subunit EutB has protein sequence MAYATTIRSERFVFADLREVLAKANEDKSGDRLAGIAARSEQERVAAKWVLADIPLADILAQPLIDPDRDAVSRLLLDSLDHTAFQELAPLTVGEFREYLLDEAAGQEELGRLHWAIPPEVAAAVAKLMSNKDLVLAAAKIRTVTRCRNTMGQAGVLGIRLQPNHPSDDLGGILLSAVDGLLFGCGDAVIGVNPATESVDTVSAILHSLDRLIETYQIPTQACCLAHISTQLASLERGAPVDLLFQSIAGTEAANASFGITLELLREGRQRVLEQHRRREVAWVGNNVMYFETGQGSALSADAHHGVDQLSLEARTYGLARVFEPFLVNSVVGFIGPEYLADERQIVRAGLEDHFMGKLLGLPMGCDVCYTNHADADQNSADNLLLLLAAAGCNYFMGVPGADDIMLNYQSTSFHDALGVRRLFQLRPAPEFLAWLEQTGLFHHGQPVQTDSPIRRQLVHSVRAIEAGLGGGSAA, from the coding sequence ATGGCGTACGCCACTACCATCCGCTCCGAGCGTTTTGTGTTTGCCGATCTACGCGAGGTGCTGGCCAAGGCCAATGAGGACAAGTCGGGTGATCGTCTGGCCGGGATCGCGGCACGGTCCGAACAGGAACGGGTTGCCGCCAAATGGGTCCTGGCCGACATTCCCCTGGCCGACATTCTGGCCCAGCCGCTGATCGATCCCGACCGGGACGCGGTCAGCCGCCTGCTGCTGGACAGCCTCGACCACACGGCTTTTCAGGAGCTGGCCCCTTTGACGGTCGGTGAGTTTCGGGAATACCTGCTGGACGAGGCAGCTGGTCAGGAAGAGCTTGGCCGTCTGCACTGGGCGATCCCGCCCGAGGTCGCGGCTGCGGTGGCCAAACTGATGAGCAATAAGGACTTGGTGCTGGCTGCGGCCAAAATTCGGACCGTCACCCGCTGTCGCAATACCATGGGACAGGCCGGGGTGCTGGGCATTCGTCTTCAGCCCAACCATCCCAGCGACGACCTGGGCGGGATTCTATTGTCAGCCGTGGACGGTCTGCTGTTCGGCTGCGGGGATGCGGTCATCGGCGTCAACCCGGCCACCGAGTCGGTTGACACCGTGTCGGCCATTCTGCACAGCCTGGACCGGCTGATCGAGACCTATCAGATTCCGACCCAGGCCTGCTGTCTGGCCCATATCAGCACCCAGCTGGCCAGCCTGGAGCGCGGCGCACCGGTCGATCTGCTGTTCCAGTCGATTGCCGGGACCGAGGCGGCCAACGCCAGCTTCGGCATCACGCTCGAGCTGCTGCGCGAAGGCCGCCAACGGGTGTTGGAGCAGCATCGTAGGCGCGAGGTGGCGTGGGTCGGGAATAATGTGATGTATTTTGAGACCGGCCAGGGCAGCGCCCTGTCGGCCGACGCCCACCACGGGGTCGATCAGCTGAGCCTGGAAGCCCGGACGTATGGGCTGGCGCGAGTGTTTGAGCCGTTTCTGGTCAACAGCGTGGTGGGCTTTATCGGTCCTGAATACCTGGCCGACGAGCGCCAGATCGTCCGTGCCGGATTGGAAGACCACTTCATGGGCAAGCTGCTCGGCCTGCCGATGGGCTGTGACGTGTGCTACACCAACCATGCGGACGCCGATCAGAACTCGGCCGATAATCTGCTGCTGCTGTTGGCTGCGGCCGGGTGCAACTATTTCATGGGCGTGCCGGGCGCAGACGACATCATGCTCAACTATCAATCGACCAGTTTTCATGACGCCCTCGGCGTGCGACGCCTGTTTCAGCTCAGACCCGCCCCGGAGTTTCTGGCCTGGCTGGAGCAGACCGGCCTCTTTCACCACGGCCAGCCCGTCCAGACCGACAGCCCGATCCGTCGCCAGCTCGTTCACAGTGTACGGGCGATTGAGGCTGGGCTGGGGGGAGGCAGCGCAGCATGA